The DNA region ACAATTACAAATATACGACATATTTACCTTTTTTAATGTAACCAGCAAACAAGCTTTCACCTTCACACTATGGGAAGAAACTATTATTGAGGACGAAGGCAAGAAACTCCTTGACCAATTCCAAAAACGTCTTATTATCTTTGCCAGGCGTATTGGGGTATCCAAGTACAATGGTAAGCTAAATTCGTAACGTAAGTTTGTAtttcataaataaaaaaatattattgcaatTAATATAGATATATTACTTTGTACTTTGTTAATGTAGGTATATCGTTGACAACAAAATTTAACACCACAATACAAATTGATCCCCCTTATTCCCAATGCCTACAATTGCACACATGGTACCGCATTACTCCAATCTATATTGTGCTCGATTCTTCCTAATTATTATTATCctaaattttttttaattttttcctcgAATAGGGTCACAGAAAACAGAGAAATGCTTACTTCTTTCAGTCTGAGGAGCACATCTGAATCTGGATCTCTTATCAGCATCTCAGTAGATGAACAAATAGTCCCAATTGCAAATGTTCAATCACAACAGGACGTTAGTATAATTTCTATTTACATAATTCATAATTTCTGCCTATACTTATCCTTATAATAAATAGTCTCATTTCCTTTTAATGCAGGGGCATTCCTTTTCCATTGAGACAAAAGTATCACTTCCAAATAAACTCAAAAGTTGCTATGTTTTACTATGTCCCAACTGCAAACAAGAAGTCAGAAGTTTAATAAAAAGAAAGTTTCTGTGTATGACTTGTAAGCAACAAAATATGTTAATTCCCAGGTATTTTTATCTCTAAGTTTACACATACGTCCAAACACAATATTTACCACAATCCTTCTAttcctataaaaaaaaatattatcttttGCACATATACACTTGCAGGTGCAAATTTGATGTAAATCTCCAAGATGCTTCCGGATCAATAATTGGGATAATTATGGACAAAGAAGCAGAAAAATTATTATCCCTTACCACAGATGAGATTTACGCCCTTGCTTCAAATGAGGTCAGCATTCTAACTGAATAATTTACACAATATCACTtttcaattgatcaaacaaaaagCTAAAATATATTTCTCCCCGGGATGAGTTGCTACCAATGCAGAATATTCAAAGCAAGCTAAATCAGAACTTTTACATAATTCAAGTGAAAAAATCATTCTCCCGTAGTTCTCAAGCAACATCTGAAAAATTGTACATTAAGTCTTGCACTGAAAAAGGAAAAATGGTGCATTCTCTCCCCGAATCACCAAAAACTAACATTGAAGAAGGcaacaaaaggaaaaagaaacatTTAGTTTCCTTTGATGAAGAAACAGAAGTACCGACCGAGCTACGTCACTCGCTCAAGCTGAAACAAAAACTGGAGCCAACAACTccagtaaaaaataaataaaggtcACCACAAAATTCTCTTTCTTATTCCTTGTATgaatatatttatattatatcttTATACCCTCTTTCATTCTTTCTGGTAAACCCATTTGCAGGATAACCTTTTTTTGCAATCACTTTTGCGTTTTGCGGAACAAAGGTAATTTATATCAAAACTTATTTACCCTATTTCATTACTTAAATGTTTCACAATTTTCTTTTTACAAATTTTTAACATCAACCACAACTAAAATTTATTCATTCTTAAATAGTTCTTTTGTAGGGAAATCAATTCTCTTTTGAAGCTTGCTTTTGACTTGTTGTCTTGCAACTACATGTTCCAACAACATATACATCCATCAAACAAAGGTAATAAAAATTACATTTATTCAATTAATCTTAATTTATTTTGcccaatttactactttcttatTTCTGAATTTTTATTTCTTTCacactatttatttattttcatatattACTATCTTTCTGCCTTCAACTGCAACAATGACTGTGTTCAAGAGAGGAGCTTCAAACAACTGTGTTGTCTAAGATCAAAGAGGGGCGATGTTCCCTATTTCTTTAGGGATTTAGTCTGTCAATTCGTCCTTTATGAAATTCTAACGTAAGTCTCCACTTTGAACAAatgattttctctttcttttaccCATATTATGCATTTGTTTTGCCTGTTCCTGCTTCACGACTTAAAGTTGTGATTTTGTAGCTTTTATAGTTGGTATTAGAAAGTGTACTTTAAAAGCATGACATGTATAGCATGAGAATAGAGCTATCTTTACTGAACCCTCTGCTATCTTTTTAGAAAAATCATTTTCGGTATGACTACATTTGAAGGAATCTTATTAGCTGGTTGTACATTTCATATGCCAGTCTACATGCTTTGTAGCTTTGTGGCCTCACAGTGGTATTGGCTTCAAAGAGCTAAGCTTTCTCTTCTTTTGAGTTTTACAAAATCTACTGGAGATAAATGTTTTTCCTCGATATTGATTCCTGAATATTGTTTACTTGGAGAGATCTCCTTTTATGTTACAACACTTCTGAATGAACATGGCATGTTAAGTGAGAGTATGCAAACTAAGATACTGCAAGTTTTTCAATACCGTTTATGGTCAGCTATATTTTGATTGTCATGGTGATTATTTGGTTTTTGAAGATGTTGATCTAGACTTATTAACCAGTTTTAATTGTTTGCTCCATTTTGGAATGGATAGCTTCaactataatttttttataagatTTCTATCTCCAAATAATATCATATAAGAATAGTATAGCTTTATTTCTCTATAGTTACAGTTACAATGTGTTAAAATTTACTTAACTTAACTGCACAAACTATGAAGCTGGTTTATACTAAAGGGCTGCATGCAATATGGATGGAGAGAAACAAAAGGTAATTTGAGAAAGTGTCAAACACTGTGGAAACCATAGCAAAGGAAGTGGAAATCACCTGCAGCATCAAAGCAACACCAATCATTAGCAGTGTTAGGAGGTGAGGACATCTCTTTGATCTACCAAGTCATCTGTCGAGTGGATATAGAAGATGACTATAAGAACACTTgtatatcatatctcttatcacTTTGATACATAAACAGTTAATTGAGATTTTGGCATTTTTGCGGTATCTTATGGCCTTTTGCTAAATATTATGTGGAACCAAAAGTACAATAGATAGGAGCACCATCCATGTATGATGAAGAACCAACAAACATGAAACACTAACTAGGAAATCTCGGGATGGCACATTACACCAAAGGCTTTAATCAGTATGTTGTGTGTCCAAATCCTTTCGGGGTACCTCTTCTGGTCAATTGCTTagcatttttttaaaagaaattctTGGCTCAACTTTCTTATGGTATACTTAATTTTCCTCAAATCTTTTATGTGCCTCCTCAGCTGTTGGGTATTTTCCCATAGGTATTATGATTTGCTAGAGATTTTTTTCCAGCAGAGATAGTGATGCTAAACTGGTGTTTATTTTAGCTGGCATTACAGTGTGTGGGCAAAGTGAAAAAAAGTTTTGCTTCTCATTACTTTTGGTATTTTTCTAATTCAGTAGAGACTTCTAGCATCAAACTTCAACTGAAGTGATACTTCAAATTTGATTGCACTTTCAACATTCTCAATTCTAATTCTTGCCTTTCTTTTTTTGCTGGAGACCCAGCTGAGATATGTGTTGCCAACAGCTGTTAAAGTCCAGATTTCACCCAATTGTAGCATAACTCATGCATAAGTTGGACTACCTACATGAACATTGACAATCTCACTGTTTTTGTCTTTCTAGCATgatatttccttttctttggatAATGTTACAACACAATTAGAACCACCACGAAATTCCACTATTAGATCTTATATGTACAGCGATGTTGGGGAAAACCCCATGCTCATCACGGGCACCATTGGTGTAATGATATGTTTCTTTTCTGCTTCTTCCTTATATTACACACAAAAAAAATATCGAATTAATTCTTTTGTTTGCCACCAAGTTTTCTACTGCAACATCATCCTTATCTCTGATGCAGATCAAAGTCAGACCAAAAGAGTCTCTTCCCTTTTAAAGCTCAAGTCAGCATATAATGTTACTTCAAGTAAAGGTACACATTCATCTACTTGTCTATTGAAGATGCCATGCTTTCTATTTAGTTGAGTCTGAGATTTTCTGGTTGTCTAATTTTAAATATACGATCAGTATATATTTTGGCATGAAGGTATACTTCAATGTTTGTAAGGATGGAATATAAAATTTGATATCTAGCATGTATTTAAAGAAATCACTTTAAAGAATAAAATTTAAAGTTTATTAATTTAAAGTTTATTAGAGCAAATTAAGAATAATCTTATTTTTGGCTTCACACAATGAATGTATTAGTTGTGACTTGTAACTTCGTATGTTTGGTCCTCCTTTTTCAAGTAATACCTAGATGAATCACGTGCTGCCAACAATCGCTGCTACAGTCCAGTTACATTTACAATGTAGTACTATAACTTTGATCCACTATTGAATGTACATAATATGAGGCATACTACATTAATTTTATTTAACTCCTACTAAACAATTAAAACAAATAGGGAATTATCTTCTCGAAATCAGATCGCTTTTACATAATATGTATGTTGCTTTGCTGCTTCTATTTCTTGAAAATTTGCAGGGAGCTTCCCTTAGTTCGATAATATTGTGCTTACCTCTGTTTTGCTTTCCAAGGGTTGGTGTTTTACCATCACTTTCCTCTAATCTCTACATTTCTCTTTTCATTCTTCTGGTCTTTGACATGTAAAGCATTTCCAACTTAATGTGTTAAGTTCCAGTTTCCTATCATGATTTAGACTTATGTAATACTTTGCAGGTTTGTTCCAACTTTTTAATTTGGGCACTCATTTATTTTTCTAATAGTTAATATGATGTGCTCAGTTATCTCCTCTCCTTTAGATAATTGCTACTCAATTAACTTGGTTTTGATTTCATTCTTCACCTTTTAATTTGGACAACTCTTATGGTCTGTTAATAGAATCCTCATACTGCTGCATGATTTTGAACTTTTATTCCAACTCTCTCAAAGATTGATGGTATACCTTAAACATTGCATTACAATTTGCAGGTTTATCGGGATACTGTACAAGTTTCTCTTCTCTTTTCCACAGCCGACAACAACTGATTGAATCCAGATTGTACCCGCTTACACCAAGAACATCAAGAATTTCACAACTTTTCTCTTTCTAGCAAGCTTGGCAATGTAATAATATAACTTTGTTCCGCACAATATGAAGCATATTATGTTATGAGTAATTTTAACTTGATGGTACTGGTTCCTTTTTTTTAGTTAAACTCCTACAAAAGTACCTTGCAAAAGTCAAACCACTTCCATATGCCAAATGCCTGTAACGTTCACATGGAAAGACGAATAGCTAATTGATTAGCGTAGAGATGGAGATTCCTCTTTCTGCTTTATTTCTTTTCTGTCTTTTCAGAGCTTCAGCTCCGCCTAAATTCAGTCTTGGATAACTGATCAATTAGCAACAAAGTAAATCATTTTGTAAGCCTTTTCTTTTCAGTAACTCATGAGCATCACATAAAATGTTCCATTAAAACATTCCACAGTTACGGACTAATTTAAGAACTTACTTAGAAAGAGATCAAAATTGTATTAATTCATGCCTTTCTACTGCAACATCATCCTTAGCTCTGATGCAGATCAAAGTCAAACCAAAAGACTGTCTCTTCC from Lycium barbarum isolate Lr01 chromosome 10, ASM1917538v2, whole genome shotgun sequence includes:
- the LOC132613684 gene encoding replication protein A 70 kDa DNA-binding subunit B-like isoform X1, with product MIFHDEQIYTQLLSAVSRQGLLQKSRKELILIDTDKQAFTFTLWEETIIEDEGKKLLDQFQKRLIIFARRIGVSKYNGISLTTKFNTTIQIDPPYSQCLQLHTWVTENREMLTSFSLRSTSESGSLISISVDEQIVPIANVQSQQDGHSFSIETKVSLPNKLKSCYVLLCPNCKQEVRSLIKRKFLCMTCKQQNMLIPRCKFDVNLQDASGSIIGIIMDKEAEKLLSLTTDEIYALASNEDNLFLQSLLRFAEQREINSLLKLAFDLLSCNYMFQQHIHPSNKERSFKQLCCLRSKRGDVPYFFRDLVCQFVLYEILTWFILKGCMQYGWRETKGNLRKCQTLWKP
- the LOC132613684 gene encoding replication protein A 70 kDa DNA-binding subunit B-like isoform X4; translated protein: MIFHDEQIYTQLLSAVSRQGLLQKSRKELILIDTDKQAFTFTLWEETIIEDEGKKLLDQFQKRLIIFARRIGVSKYNGISLTTKFNTTIQIDPPYSQCLQLHTWVTENREMLTSFSLRSTSESGSLISISVDEQIVPIANVQSQQDGHSFSIETKVSLPNKLKSCYVLLCPNCKQEVRSLIKRKFLCMTCKQQNMLIPRCKFDVNLQDASGSIIGIIMDKEAEKLLSLTTDEIYALASNEDNLFLQSLLRFAEQREINSLLKLAFDLLSCNYMFQQHIHPSNKAMTVFKRGASNNCVV
- the LOC132613684 gene encoding replication protein A 70 kDa DNA-binding subunit B-like isoform X5, which translates into the protein MIFHDEQIYTQLLSAVSRQGLLQKSRKELILIDTDKQAFTFTLWEETIIEDEGKKLLDQFQKRLIIFARRIGVSKYNGISLTTKFNTTIQIDPPYSQCLQLHTWVTENREMLTSFSLRSTSESGSLISISVDEQIVPIANVQSQQDGHSFSIETKVSLPNKLKSCYVLLCPNCKQEVRSLIKRKFLCMTCKQQNMLIPRCKFDVNLQDASGSIIGIIMDKEAEKLLSLTTDEIYALASNEDNLFLQSLLRFAEQSSFVGKSILF
- the LOC132613684 gene encoding replication protein A 70 kDa DNA-binding subunit B-like isoform X3, which encodes MIFHDEQIYTQLLSAVSRQGLLQKSRKELILIDTDKQAFTFTLWEETIIEDEGKKLLDQFQKRLIIFARRIGVSKYNGISLTTKFNTTIQIDPPYSQCLQLHTWVTENREMLTSFSLRSTSESGSLISISVDEQIVPIANVQSQQDGHSFSIETKVSLPNKLKSCYVLLCPNCKQEVRSLIKRKFLCMTCKQQNMLIPRCKFDVNLQDASGSIIGIIMDKEAEKLLSLTTDEIYALASNEDNLFLQSLLRFAEQREINSLLKLAFDLLSCNYMFQQHIHPSNKERSFKQLCCLRSKRGDVPYFFRDLVCQFVLYEILTAACNMDGEKQKVI
- the LOC132613684 gene encoding replication protein A 70 kDa DNA-binding subunit B-like isoform X2: MIFHDEQIYTQLLSAVSRQGLLQKSRKELILIDTDKQAFTFTLWEETIIEDEGKKLLDQFQKRLIIFARRIGVSKYNGISLTTKFNTTIQIDPPYSQCLQLHTWVTENREMLTSFSLRSTSESGSLISISVDEQIVPIANVQSQQDGHSFSIETKVSLPNKLKSCYVLLCPNCKQEVRSLIKRKFLCMTCKQQNMLIPRCKFDVNLQDASGSIIGIIMDKEAEKLLSLTTDEIYALASNENIQSKLNQNFYIIQVKKSFSRSSQATSEKLYIKSCTEKGKMVHSLPESPKTNIEEGNKRKKKHLVSFDEETEVPTELRHSLKLKQKLEPTTPVKNK